One part of the Syntrophorhabdaceae bacterium genome encodes these proteins:
- a CDS encoding PAS domain S-box protein, producing the protein MQGWRSLFMPRGPGVLAWLAILIVFAISILSLVGGIFGITLFTNIKSQWIPIRAVTAICLALSALELVFLQWRPLSLRGSFARQAPGILVGLVGLLTIVLYAIRMITGQEPSLGDVPFLNLFLNSHGRMALLTAILFLITGGALVLLATGRRRAAHIAHALMIPVAMLSYMVPVSYLLGVQYLHGWYDVPVALYTGVAFCALSVAILCVRPDTWLMRIFTGGDAGGVMARRLLPGLLMIPLLIGWLRLYGERIGAFQADAGAVLVVVTYTFCLLWLIWMTARSLNKTDDRRREVDEALRKERDFVSAVLDTEGALVVVLDRQGHITRFNRACEETTGYPAAEVRGRVFWEFLVPSEELPGVSETWNALKAGDFPNSHENHWLARDGSRRFIAWSNTALIGEAGEVDYVIATGLDITHRKAAQEALLRAKEAWERTFAGVPDLIAILDNQHRIERVNEAMARRLGVKAEEVVGLDCYEVVHGLSEPPDYCPHSRTVKDGLQHTEEVHDDHLGGDFMISTTPLYDDQGQMIGAVHLAHDITERKRAEDRLRESEKRMSRAEEIANLGGWELDVVHNHLSWSDQVFRIFGLQPREFAASYDAFLDAVHPDDRAAVDDAYSGSLREGRDRYEIEHRIIRKADGEVRIVHEKCEHIRDGAGTIIRSAGMVHDITERKKAEEALQEAHSELEKRVQERTAELSRAYEKLETEMTERAKAEDQLRQSQKMEAVGTLAGGIAHDFNNILAAILGFTEMALDDVADRPEVERNLENVLKSAMRARDLVKQILAFSRKTSYERTPLSLTPLVKETVRLLRASIPATIEITLANAARSDTILASPVEIQQILMNLAANASLAMQEKGGALEIGLTDIDLAPDSSAAETDMPPGEYLQLTVKDTGTGMSPHVMKRVFEPFFTTREVGKGTGMGLAVVYGIVKDLRGAITVESTPGKGATFRVLLPKIPAEVKKEHLSAPRAAGGRERILFVDDEKMLAEWGQAMLERLGYTVTAMTDSAEALRIFSSDPFRFDLIITDQAMPGMAGVQLVKLLLRIRSDLPIILCTGHSETVSPDIAREAGIREFLMKPLARQELAQAVRRVLDKKGGYMYSKVSPLSSDKV; encoded by the coding sequence ATGCAGGGCTGGCGCTCTTTGTTCATGCCGCGTGGCCCGGGGGTGCTGGCATGGCTGGCGATACTGATCGTTTTTGCGATCAGTATATTATCCCTCGTGGGCGGGATATTCGGCATCACGCTGTTCACGAATATCAAATCTCAATGGATCCCGATCAGAGCCGTGACCGCGATCTGTCTGGCCCTTTCCGCGCTGGAGCTGGTTTTCCTGCAATGGCGTCCATTGAGCCTTCGCGGGTCCTTCGCCAGGCAAGCGCCGGGGATACTGGTAGGCCTGGTGGGTCTACTCACCATCGTGCTTTATGCAATCAGAATGATTACGGGGCAGGAGCCCTCCCTGGGGGATGTCCCTTTCCTGAATCTTTTCCTGAACTCCCACGGCAGGATGGCCCTTTTGACCGCGATCCTCTTCCTGATTACCGGAGGCGCCCTGGTGCTGCTCGCCACCGGCCGTCGGCGTGCGGCCCATATCGCCCATGCTCTCATGATACCGGTGGCCATGTTGAGCTATATGGTCCCGGTCAGCTACCTCCTCGGCGTCCAGTACCTGCACGGATGGTATGATGTCCCCGTAGCGCTCTATACGGGCGTAGCCTTCTGCGCCCTCAGTGTCGCGATTCTGTGCGTCCGTCCCGACACCTGGCTCATGCGCATATTTACCGGCGGTGATGCGGGCGGCGTCATGGCGCGGCGACTTTTGCCCGGTCTCCTGATGATACCTCTTCTCATTGGCTGGCTGAGACTTTATGGGGAAAGAATCGGGGCCTTTCAGGCAGACGCCGGAGCAGTACTGGTGGTGGTCACCTATACATTTTGCCTGCTCTGGCTCATATGGATGACGGCCAGATCCCTCAATAAAACTGACGACAGGCGACGCGAGGTCGATGAGGCCCTTCGCAAGGAGCGCGATTTTGTCTCTGCGGTACTCGACACCGAGGGCGCACTCGTGGTCGTCCTCGATAGACAGGGACATATCACACGCTTCAACCGGGCCTGCGAGGAGACCACGGGCTACCCTGCCGCGGAGGTGCGGGGGAGGGTCTTTTGGGAATTCCTTGTCCCGTCGGAGGAGCTGCCGGGAGTCAGCGAAACGTGGAACGCGCTCAAAGCCGGGGATTTCCCGAATAGTCACGAGAACCACTGGCTGGCAAGAGACGGCTCGCGGCGTTTCATCGCATGGTCGAACACCGCACTCATCGGCGAAGCGGGCGAAGTAGACTACGTCATCGCAACCGGCCTTGACATCACCCACCGGAAGGCGGCTCAAGAGGCTCTTTTGCGGGCCAAAGAAGCATGGGAGCGTACATTCGCGGGCGTACCGGATCTGATCGCAATCCTCGATAATCAACATCGGATCGAGCGTGTAAATGAGGCGATGGCGCGTCGTCTCGGGGTAAAGGCCGAAGAAGTTGTGGGGCTCGACTGTTACGAGGTGGTCCACGGGCTATCGGAGCCGCCCGATTACTGTCCTCATTCCCGGACCGTCAAGGACGGCCTGCAACATACCGAAGAGGTTCATGACGACCACCTCGGAGGCGATTTCATGATCAGCACCACCCCTCTGTACGACGACCAGGGCCAAATGATCGGCGCGGTCCATCTTGCGCACGATATCACCGAACGCAAGCGGGCAGAGGACAGGCTTCGGGAAAGCGAGAAAAGGATGAGCAGGGCGGAGGAGATTGCCAATCTCGGCGGCTGGGAGCTGGATGTGGTACACAACCACCTGTCGTGGTCGGATCAGGTATTCCGCATCTTCGGTTTGCAGCCCCGGGAGTTTGCTGCCAGCTACGATGCCTTCCTCGATGCGGTGCATCCTGACGACCGCGCAGCGGTGGATGACGCATATTCCGGCTCCCTGCGCGAGGGAAGAGACCGCTACGAAATCGAGCACCGGATTATCAGAAAAGCAGATGGCGAAGTCCGTATTGTCCATGAAAAATGCGAGCATATCAGGGATGGGGCCGGCACGATTATCCGCTCGGCTGGAATGGTGCACGACATCACCGAGCGCAAGAAAGCGGAGGAGGCCCTTCAGGAGGCCCATAGCGAGCTGGAGAAGCGCGTTCAGGAGAGGACGGCCGAACTGAGCCGGGCCTATGAAAAGCTTGAAACGGAAATGACCGAGCGGGCAAAAGCCGAGGACCAGCTCCGCCAGTCCCAGAAGATGGAGGCAGTGGGAACCCTCGCAGGGGGCATCGCCCATGACTTCAATAACATCCTCGCGGCCATCCTCGGTTTCACCGAGATGGCATTAGACGATGTTGCAGACCGTCCGGAGGTAGAAAGAAACCTCGAGAATGTCCTGAAATCGGCGATGAGGGCGAGAGATCTCGTGAAGCAGATACTCGCGTTCAGCCGGAAGACCAGTTATGAGAGAACCCCCCTCTCCCTTACTCCTCTCGTGAAGGAAACGGTCCGGCTCCTGAGAGCTTCCATACCTGCCACGATTGAGATCACCCTTGCCAACGCGGCACGGTCGGATACAATCCTCGCCTCCCCGGTGGAGATACAGCAGATACTCATGAACCTCGCCGCCAATGCATCCCTAGCCATGCAGGAAAAGGGAGGAGCGCTGGAGATCGGCCTCACCGATATCGACCTCGCGCCGGACTCGTCCGCAGCAGAGACCGACATGCCGCCGGGAGAGTATCTGCAGCTTACCGTGAAAGATACCGGGACCGGAATGAGCCCCCACGTGATGAAACGGGTCTTTGAGCCCTTCTTTACCACGCGGGAAGTGGGAAAGGGCACCGGGATGGGCCTTGCGGTAGTCTACGGGATCGTGAAGGACCTCCGGGGCGCCATCACCGTAGAAAGCACGCCGGGTAAGGGCGCCACCTTCCGGGTGCTTCTCCCCAAGATACCGGCCGAAGTGAAAAAAGAGCATCTGTCCGCGCCCCGGGCCGCCGGGGGCCGCGAGAGGATCCTCTTTGTGGACGACGAAAAGATGCTCGCCGAATGGGGTCAGGCCATGCTCGAGAGACTCGGTTATACGGTAACCGCCATGACTGACAGCGCGGAGGCCCTAAGGATCTTTTCTTCCGATCCCTTCCGCTTCGATCTCATCATCACAGACCAGGCCATGCCGGGGATGGCCGGGGTTCAACTCGTCAAACTGCTTCTCAGGATCAGAAGCGACCTTCCGATTATCCTCTGCACCGGTCACAGCGAAACGGTCTCGCCCGACATCGCAAGAGAGGCCGGCATCAGGGAATTCCTCATGAAACCCCTCGCCAGGCAGGAGCTGGCCCAGGCGGTCCGGAGGGTGCTGGACAAGAAGGGCGGATATATGTATTCTAAAGTTTCGCCCCTTTCCTCCGATAAAGTATGA
- a CDS encoding DEAD/DEAH box helicase: MAHLSLSEWLARAEKDRRFRENATSITHIPSSEGSFAEYPSWIHPVLREVLVERGITRLYSHQARAIDLVRRGRDVVLVTPTASGKTLCYNIPVLQKVMEEPETRAIYLFPTKALANDQMTEVHSLIGQLRANIKTFTYDGDTPDDARQAIRKQGNVVVTNPDMLHAGILPHHTKWQKLFSNLKYVVVDELHVYRGIFGSNVTNVFRRLRRVCRFYGQDPVFICCTATVANPKEHAEDLLEKEVVLIDESGAPRSAKTFILYNPPMVNRELGIRQSALTPARKMASDLISNQIQTIAFTTSRLNVEVLTKYLKDIFRARIPGKDHYVTGYRGGYLPNLRREIEKGLRERTVMGVVSTNALELGIDIGDLEACIMVGYPGSIASTWQQAGRAGRRTGHSLAILIAKSNPMDQFIVENPDYFFTRSPETCRVNPDNLLILLHHIKSAAFELPFEEGERFGKEDLVELLSYLEEKGVLHRVDQRWHWAAENYPADEVSLRTISTDNVVVVDTTETGNHRVIAEVDWDSAHTTVHDGAIYMVESQQYHVDSLDLERKKAYVRKVDVDYYTDAMNYTSIRVIEDFDKKMKGTVIIEHGEVQVSTKVVGYKKIKFYTSENVGYGDVDLPERQMHTTSYWFTIPWDLLNALPLTRLDIVDGLAGLAYCLHHISAMLVMSDIRDVNWCIGDKSGEWFVRRGSNRRVITASPGEPENVMENAYDPTVFIYDAYPGGIGFSENLFDRHDELVRAVRSVITSCPCESGCPMCVGPLLEVGPAAKSAAVQILDLALMDKR, from the coding sequence ATGGCGCACCTGAGCCTGTCCGAATGGCTCGCCCGGGCGGAGAAGGACAGGCGCTTCCGGGAGAATGCGACGTCCATCACCCATATCCCCTCATCGGAGGGGAGTTTCGCCGAATACCCTTCCTGGATACACCCCGTGCTTCGCGAGGTCCTTGTGGAGCGGGGCATCACGAGGCTTTACAGCCACCAGGCGCGCGCGATCGATCTCGTCCGCCGGGGCAGGGACGTGGTGCTCGTGACACCTACCGCGAGCGGAAAGACCCTCTGTTACAACATCCCCGTCCTGCAGAAGGTCATGGAGGAGCCCGAGACCCGGGCGATCTACCTTTTCCCCACCAAGGCCCTGGCCAACGACCAGATGACGGAGGTCCATTCCCTCATCGGGCAGCTAAGAGCGAACATCAAGACCTTCACCTATGACGGCGACACTCCCGACGATGCGAGGCAGGCGATCCGCAAGCAGGGCAACGTGGTGGTCACCAACCCGGATATGCTCCACGCCGGGATTCTCCCCCACCATACGAAATGGCAGAAGCTCTTTTCCAACCTGAAATATGTGGTGGTCGACGAGCTTCACGTCTACCGAGGGATCTTCGGCAGCAATGTGACCAATGTATTTCGCCGCCTGAGGAGGGTCTGCCGCTTCTACGGGCAGGACCCCGTCTTTATCTGCTGCACCGCCACGGTGGCCAATCCGAAGGAGCACGCGGAAGACCTCCTGGAGAAAGAGGTGGTCCTGATCGACGAGAGCGGCGCCCCGCGCTCGGCCAAGACCTTTATCCTCTATAACCCCCCCATGGTAAACAGGGAGCTCGGGATACGCCAGTCGGCCCTTACCCCTGCGCGAAAGATGGCGAGCGACCTCATCAGCAACCAGATCCAGACCATTGCCTTCACCACGAGCAGGCTGAATGTGGAGGTCCTCACGAAGTACCTCAAGGACATATTCAGGGCGAGGATCCCCGGCAAGGACCACTATGTGACCGGATATCGCGGGGGATATCTGCCCAACCTCCGGCGGGAGATCGAAAAGGGCCTCAGGGAGCGCACCGTCATGGGGGTGGTAAGCACCAACGCCCTCGAGCTTGGCATCGATATCGGCGACCTCGAGGCGTGCATCATGGTGGGATATCCGGGCTCCATCGCGAGCACCTGGCAGCAGGCGGGCAGGGCGGGCCGCAGGACCGGGCACAGCCTCGCGATCCTCATCGCGAAGAGCAACCCCATGGACCAGTTCATCGTGGAGAACCCGGACTACTTCTTTACCCGGTCCCCGGAGACGTGCCGGGTAAACCCGGACAACCTCCTGATCCTGCTCCACCACATCAAGAGCGCGGCCTTCGAGCTGCCCTTCGAGGAAGGAGAGCGCTTCGGCAAGGAGGACCTCGTGGAGCTCCTCTCGTACCTCGAGGAAAAGGGCGTGCTCCACCGGGTGGACCAGCGCTGGCACTGGGCAGCAGAGAATTATCCCGCCGACGAGGTGAGCCTGAGGACCATCAGCACCGACAACGTGGTGGTCGTCGATACCACGGAGACGGGAAACCACAGGGTGATCGCCGAGGTAGACTGGGACAGCGCCCACACCACGGTCCACGACGGGGCCATCTACATGGTGGAATCCCAGCAGTACCACGTGGACTCCCTGGACCTGGAGCGCAAGAAGGCATACGTGAGGAAGGTGGACGTCGATTACTATACGGATGCCATGAACTACACCAGTATCCGCGTCATCGAGGACTTCGATAAAAAGATGAAGGGCACGGTCATCATCGAGCACGGCGAGGTCCAGGTATCGACGAAAGTAGTGGGCTACAAGAAGATCAAGTTCTATACCTCGGAAAACGTGGGCTATGGAGACGTGGACCTGCCCGAGAGGCAGATGCATACCACGAGCTATTGGTTTACCATTCCCTGGGACCTGCTGAACGCGTTGCCCCTGACCCGCCTCGATATCGTCGACGGCCTCGCGGGGCTTGCCTACTGCCTCCACCACATCTCGGCCATGCTCGTCATGTCCGATATCCGCGACGTCAACTGGTGCATCGGCGACAAGAGCGGCGAATGGTTCGTGCGCCGCGGGAGCAACCGCAGGGTCATCACGGCAAGCCCGGGCGAGCCGGAAAACGTGATGGAAAACGCCTATGACCCCACGGTCTTTATCTACGACGCCTATCCCGGGGGCATCGGCTTTTCGGAAAACCTCTTCGATCGGCACGACGAGCTTGTCCGCGCCGTCCGCTCCGTCATTACCTCATGCCCCTGCGAATCAGGCTGCCCCATGTGCGTGGGCCCTTTGTTGGAAGTGGGGCCTGCGGCCAAGAGCGCGGCGGTCCAGATCCTCGATCTGGCGCTGATGGATAAAAGATGA
- a CDS encoding ribonuclease H-like domain-containing protein, whose product MSLKGRLGRLIGEKDGPSNAGTEPEQTHGFREKIESVMARRERIAPTGTAGAVRRTKSLDAVIAGEEAGTSAGTFFLSRAALTGDDRHGHCRICDLAHTSMGAAAFLSGHKTLKDCSIEGGLFLDTETTGLAGGTGTFPFLIGLGWLEQGSFMTCQLFARDFSEEKAMLTYLGELASTKDFLVTFNGKTFDLNLLSTRFILSRCQDTLSALPHIDLLHPSRRMFSHRLENARLATIEADLLGVRRNGDVPGFEIPQRYFDWLRSHDARPLEDVFTHNRLDVVSMATLLKYLTDLVEGCEDIDRGHHGDLLKLAALIHERGDLEKAGRIFEALVLSRNSEVASGARRSLSLVHKKARRREEAVKLWQHLLAENPRDPFPALELAKHYEHHTREIEKALEIVQDLLGKAARLSNAERALLEHRLRRLRHKVSSDSD is encoded by the coding sequence ATGAGCCTCAAAGGTCGTCTGGGCCGCCTTATTGGCGAAAAAGATGGGCCTTCGAATGCCGGCACGGAACCTGAGCAGACACACGGATTCCGGGAAAAAATAGAGAGCGTCATGGCCCGGCGGGAGCGCATTGCCCCCACAGGGACCGCCGGGGCGGTCAGGCGTACAAAATCGCTGGATGCGGTTATTGCCGGGGAGGAAGCCGGGACCTCCGCAGGGACCTTTTTCCTGTCCCGCGCAGCCCTGACCGGTGATGATAGGCACGGCCATTGCCGCATCTGCGACCTGGCCCATACCAGTATGGGCGCGGCAGCCTTCCTTTCCGGCCATAAGACGTTGAAAGACTGCTCCATTGAGGGCGGCCTCTTTCTCGATACGGAGACTACCGGCCTCGCGGGGGGTACAGGCACCTTCCCCTTCCTCATCGGCCTCGGGTGGCTCGAACAAGGCTCTTTCATGACGTGCCAGCTTTTTGCACGGGATTTCTCCGAAGAAAAGGCCATGCTCACCTATCTCGGCGAGCTTGCATCGACGAAAGATTTCCTCGTGACCTTCAACGGCAAGACCTTTGACCTGAACCTCCTTTCCACGCGCTTCATTCTCAGCCGCTGCCAGGACACCCTGTCCGCCCTGCCCCATATCGACCTGCTCCACCCGAGCAGGAGGATGTTTTCCCATCGCCTTGAAAACGCCCGTCTCGCCACCATCGAAGCGGATCTGCTCGGAGTGAGGCGTAACGGAGACGTACCCGGATTCGAGATCCCCCAGCGCTATTTCGACTGGCTCCGCAGCCACGACGCAAGACCCCTGGAAGACGTCTTCACTCATAACAGGCTGGACGTGGTCTCCATGGCAACCCTTCTCAAGTATCTGACCGACCTGGTGGAAGGGTGCGAAGATATCGACCGCGGCCACCACGGCGACCTCCTCAAGCTCGCCGCATTGATTCACGAACGGGGAGACCTTGAAAAGGCGGGAAGAATTTTTGAAGCCCTGGTCCTTTCCCGCAATTCCGAAGTGGCGTCAGGTGCGCGGCGCTCCCTTTCCCTCGTGCACAAGAAGGCCCGTCGCCGGGAGGAAGCGGTCAAATTGTGGCAACACCTCCTTGCGGAAAATCCCCGCGATCCCTTCCCAGCCCTGGAGCTGGCAAAACATTACGAGCACCACACCCGCGAAATCGAGAAGGCCCTGGAGATCGTGCAGGATCTTTTGGGAAAGGCAGCGCGATTGAGCAATGCCGAGCGCGCGCTGCTCGAGCACCGTCTCCGTCGCCTGCGCCATAAGGTCTCCAGCGACTCCGATTAG